Proteins from a single region of Runella sp. SP2:
- a CDS encoding 1-acyl-sn-glycerol-3-phosphate acyltransferase translates to MKKIIDYVLGSLYLLYFGLTLVIFHPIQMVCFHLFGRRVHQKSVHVLNGFLLHGLYILGTRLSFKAKATLPTDRPVIFIANHQSMFDIVGMIWFLRNNFPLFVSKIELAKGIPSISYNLQKSGAALIDRQDGKQAIMEIARLAKLIEETKFSAAIFPEGTRSRTGVLKAFATGGVAILVKKAPNALVVPIAIKNTGKLNPKGIFPLSSFESLSWTVLEPIEPKGKTVDEIVELAKSSIENELKNV, encoded by the coding sequence CCTGTTGTACTTTGGTTTAACTCTGGTGATTTTCCACCCAATTCAGATGGTATGTTTTCATTTGTTTGGGCGGCGTGTTCATCAAAAATCGGTACACGTACTAAATGGTTTTTTGTTGCATGGGCTTTATATTTTAGGAACCCGTTTGAGCTTTAAGGCAAAAGCTACGTTGCCTACCGACCGTCCTGTGATTTTTATTGCGAACCATCAAAGTATGTTCGATATCGTCGGAATGATTTGGTTTTTACGCAATAATTTTCCTTTGTTTGTGTCAAAAATTGAGTTGGCAAAAGGCATCCCCAGTATTTCGTATAACCTTCAGAAAAGCGGCGCGGCCCTCATCGACCGCCAAGATGGCAAACAAGCCATCATGGAAATAGCTCGATTGGCTAAGTTGATTGAAGAAACGAAATTTTCGGCAGCTATTTTTCCAGAGGGAACTCGCTCAAGAACTGGCGTATTAAAAGCCTTTGCCACAGGAGGCGTAGCTATTTTGGTCAAGAAAGCCCCCAACGCACTCGTTGTACCCATCGCCATAAAAAACACGGGAAAATTGAACCCAAAAGGCATTTTTCCGCTTAGTAGCTTTGAAAGTCTATCGTGGACGGTGCTTGAGCCCATCGAACCCAAAGGAAAAACGGTAGATGAAATTGTAGAGTTGGCCAAATCAAGTATTGAAAACGAATTAAAAAACGTCTAA